A stretch of Pseudomonas sp. 7SR1 DNA encodes these proteins:
- a CDS encoding diaminobutyrate--2-oxoglutarate transaminase — protein sequence MNTSSNATAGGAQQLRLLHTGLSTPYCLDPTPLLERQQQQESNARSYPRRIPLVLERAHGIYVQDSRGQVFVDCLAGAGTLALGHNHPVIIQAITQVMAAGVPMHTLDLMTPVKDAFVQEIFGCLPAEFARNARIQFCGPSGADAVEAALKLTRTATGRHSVLAFEGAYHGMTLGTLAISGNLSPKNALGALMAGVQRLPYPNDYRCPFGVAGEQGVTLNVRYLEHLLNDPESGVTAPAAMILEPIQGEGGVIAAPDRWLQELRRLTQAHGIPLIVDEIQCGIARSGRMFGFEQSGITPDVITLSKAIGGGLPLSVVVYNDSLDVWQPGAHAGTFRGNQLAMAAGTATLRFIRDEGLVKHAESMGAHLRKHLLALQSEFAWIGDVRGRGLMLGMEVVDPQGTADVQGHPPVDTARAKAFQQACLRHGLILELGGRHGATVRFLPPLIITEQEIDFVAQILFRAASAINERPAG from the coding sequence ATGAATACTTCTTCGAATGCCACGGCGGGTGGCGCGCAACAGCTACGTCTGTTGCACACCGGTCTGTCGACCCCTTACTGCCTCGATCCGACCCCGTTGCTGGAGCGTCAGCAACAGCAGGAATCCAATGCCCGCAGTTATCCGCGACGCATCCCCCTGGTGCTCGAAAGGGCCCACGGCATCTATGTACAGGACAGCCGAGGGCAAGTATTCGTCGATTGCCTGGCCGGCGCCGGGACCCTGGCGCTGGGCCACAATCACCCGGTCATCATCCAGGCCATCACCCAGGTCATGGCGGCGGGTGTGCCGATGCATACTCTGGACCTCATGACTCCGGTCAAGGACGCATTCGTCCAGGAAATTTTCGGGTGCCTGCCGGCCGAGTTCGCTCGTAACGCACGCATCCAGTTCTGCGGCCCCAGCGGGGCCGATGCGGTCGAGGCCGCCCTCAAGCTGACCCGCACCGCGACAGGGCGTCACTCGGTCCTGGCGTTCGAAGGCGCCTATCACGGCATGACCCTGGGCACGCTGGCCATCAGCGGCAACCTGTCGCCGAAAAACGCCCTGGGCGCCCTGATGGCGGGGGTGCAGCGCCTGCCATACCCCAACGATTACCGTTGCCCGTTCGGCGTCGCCGGCGAGCAAGGAGTCACGTTGAATGTGCGTTACCTGGAGCACCTGCTCAACGACCCGGAAAGCGGTGTGACCGCGCCGGCGGCGATGATCCTCGAACCGATCCAGGGGGAGGGCGGCGTGATCGCCGCGCCTGACCGCTGGCTCCAGGAACTGCGCCGGCTGACCCAGGCCCACGGTATTCCCCTGATCGTCGACGAAATCCAGTGCGGCATCGCCCGCAGCGGGCGCATGTTCGGCTTCGAGCAATCGGGCATCACGCCGGATGTGATCACGTTGTCCAAGGCCATCGGCGGCGGCCTGCCGCTGTCGGTCGTGGTCTACAACGATTCCCTGGATGTCTGGCAGCCGGGGGCCCACGCCGGAACATTCCGAGGCAACCAGCTGGCGATGGCGGCGGGCACGGCGACCTTGCGCTTCATCCGCGATGAGGGCCTGGTGAAGCACGCCGAATCCATGGGGGCGCATCTGCGCAAGCACCTGCTGGCCCTGCAAAGCGAGTTCGCCTGGATCGGCGATGTGCGTGGTCGTGGCCTGATGCTCGGCATGGAAGTCGTCGATCCCCAAGGCACTGCGGACGTCCAGGGCCATCCGCCGGTGGACACTGCCAGGGCCAAGGCCTTCCAGCAGGCTTGCCTGCGACATGGCCTGATCCTCGAACTGGGAGGCCGTCATGGCGCGACCGTGCGCTTCCTGCCGCCGCTGATCATCACCGAGCAGGAGATCGATTTCGTCGCGCAAATCCTGTTCCGTGCCGCCAGCGCGATCAATGAGCGTCCGGCTGGCTGA
- a CDS encoding efflux RND transporter periplasmic adaptor subunit — MPRVLASMKPAWLMLAVLGIGGCGEPKPSTERNVPVPRVKTLTVQPQALAMTTELPGRIEPVRIAEVRARVAGVVLTRHFQEGADVKAGQLLFSIDPAPFKAALMRAEGTLARAEADVYRAKAQARRFKELVAINAISPQAFDDAVSDLKSAEADRLTARADLDSARLSLGYCQVRAPIDGRIGRALVSEGSLVGQDEATQMARIQQLDPIYADFTQSADKVVALQQALADGRLTHDGSGSAQVTVQVGDPPQVRHGKLIFSDISVDRSTGQVTLRGEFANPDNLLLPGMYVRVKAPAGVDPQALFVPQQAVQRGADGQARLMLVDSGAVVRERVVSTGVMQGSNWQITQGLSAGERVVIERADKLGAGTQVSPITLAEQQAQH, encoded by the coding sequence ATGCCCAGGGTTCTTGCCTCGATGAAACCCGCCTGGCTGATGCTGGCGGTGCTAGGGATAGGCGGTTGCGGCGAGCCGAAGCCATCCACCGAACGTAACGTGCCGGTACCCCGGGTCAAGACGCTGACGGTACAGCCGCAGGCGTTGGCCATGACCACGGAGCTGCCCGGCCGTATCGAGCCGGTACGCATTGCCGAGGTGCGCGCCCGCGTGGCCGGTGTGGTGCTGACCCGGCACTTCCAGGAGGGCGCCGACGTCAAGGCGGGGCAGTTGCTGTTCAGCATCGACCCGGCGCCGTTCAAGGCCGCGTTGATGCGCGCCGAGGGGACGTTGGCCAGGGCCGAGGCGGATGTCTATCGGGCCAAGGCCCAGGCAAGGCGCTTCAAGGAACTGGTGGCGATCAATGCCATCAGCCCACAGGCCTTCGACGACGCGGTCTCGGACCTCAAGAGTGCCGAGGCCGATCGCCTCACCGCCCGGGCCGACCTGGACAGCGCCCGGCTCAGCCTGGGGTACTGCCAGGTGCGGGCGCCGATCGATGGTCGTATCGGCCGGGCCCTGGTCAGTGAGGGATCGCTGGTCGGGCAGGACGAGGCCACGCAGATGGCGCGGATCCAGCAACTGGACCCGATCTATGCCGATTTCACCCAATCGGCCGATAAAGTCGTGGCGCTGCAGCAAGCCCTGGCCGACGGCCGCCTGACGCATGATGGCAGTGGCTCGGCGCAGGTGACCGTACAGGTGGGCGACCCACCCCAGGTGCGACATGGCAAGTTGATCTTTTCCGATATTTCCGTCGATCGCAGTACCGGCCAGGTCACCCTGCGTGGCGAATTTGCCAACCCGGACAACCTGCTGTTGCCCGGCATGTATGTGCGCGTCAAGGCGCCGGCCGGCGTCGATCCGCAGGCGTTGTTCGTTCCGCAACAGGCGGTGCAGCGCGGTGCCGATGGCCAGGCCCGGTTGATGCTGGTGGACAGCGGCGCGGTGGTGCGCGAGCGGGTGGTCAGCACCGGTGTGATGCAAGGTTCCAACTGGCAGATCACCCAGGGGTTGTCGGCCGGCGAGCGGGTCGTGATCGAACGGGCCGACAAGCTCGGCGCCGGGACCCAGGTCAGCCCTATCACGCTGGCCGAGCAACAGGCCCAGCACTGA
- a CDS encoding multidrug efflux RND transporter permease subunit — translation MPEFFINRPNLAWVIALFIVLAGLLTLRTLPVSQYPDVAPPQISVSANYPGASAQIVGQNVTSLIEEELNGLKGLIYYESTSANGGADITVTFTPGTDPDMAQVDVQNRLQRVIGRLPQAVIEQGLKVEQARSNFLLVYALSYVDGQADSVVLADYAARAINNEIRRVAGVGRVQMYTSERAMRIWVDPARLVAYNLSMADVGRAIAAQNVQVPAGSTGERPGPAEQHITATVMVQGQLESVEAFGNIVLRANDDGSSVRIHDVARVELGRKDYRFDARLNGKPAAAMSVQLAPGANALQAAQAIKARLGQLSSTLPANMALSVPYDTSYFVDVAIEQVLYTLAEAMVLVFLVMLLFLQNLRYTLIPAVTVPVCLLGTIALMAPLGFSINMMTLFGMVLAIGILVDDAIVVVENVERLISREHLSPGEATRKAMQQISGAIVGITLVLSAVFVPLAFMGGSVGVIYQQFAMTLSISILFSGFLALSLTPALCATLLKPHDPTRRAGAHRWAHAFNRRFDALAERFEGLGASWVRRSGRSMAVYLVLLLVLALAYLRLPTSFLPDEDQGYIVTDIQLPPAASASRTDVTVRAWEDYALAQPATEHVLAIMGFSFSGEGANAALSYVTLKDWSLRGSGQASDEVAERANEAFEDIADGTLYSVVPPPVDGLGTSGGFDLRLLDLAGRGHEALSKARDQLLEGAKASPQIGHLSEDGLADAPQINVSIDREKAEALGVSFDVISSALAAALGSEQINEFANQGRMQRVIIQADGVSRQTPEALLRLQVPNRQGRLVPLDAFSRFEWQVGPLQIARYNGSASLRFSGEPAPGYSTGQAMEALQGIARQLPSGFSLEWAGLSLQEQQASDQVPWLVGLALTMVLLVLVALYESWSIPFAVLLVVPLGMLGSVLAVTVMGMPDDVYFKVGLITIIGLCAKNAILIVEFAKSLHGQGVSLAQAAARATRLRFRPIVMTSLAFILGVLPLALASGAGAASQRAIGVGVIGGMLAATVLGILYVPVFFVWVLSIAQRRRDRRGTVSAPVPGEAGP, via the coding sequence GTGCCGGAATTTTTCATCAATCGTCCGAATCTTGCCTGGGTCATTGCCCTGTTCATCGTGCTGGCGGGGCTGCTGACCCTGCGTACCCTGCCGGTCAGCCAGTACCCGGACGTGGCTCCACCGCAGATCAGTGTCAGCGCCAATTACCCCGGGGCGTCCGCGCAGATCGTCGGCCAGAACGTCACCAGCCTGATCGAGGAGGAGCTCAACGGCCTCAAGGGCTTGATCTATTACGAGTCCACCAGCGCCAATGGTGGGGCCGATATCACCGTCACCTTCACTCCGGGGACCGACCCCGACATGGCACAGGTCGATGTGCAGAATCGCCTGCAGCGAGTGATCGGGCGGTTGCCTCAAGCCGTCATCGAGCAAGGCCTGAAGGTGGAACAGGCGCGCTCCAACTTTCTCCTGGTGTATGCCCTGTCCTATGTCGATGGACAGGCCGACTCCGTGGTGCTGGCGGATTATGCGGCCCGGGCCATCAACAACGAAATCCGCCGGGTGGCCGGGGTCGGGCGGGTACAGATGTACACCTCCGAACGGGCCATGCGGATCTGGGTCGATCCCGCCCGCCTCGTGGCGTACAACCTGTCGATGGCCGATGTCGGCCGGGCCATTGCCGCGCAGAACGTGCAGGTGCCCGCCGGCAGCACGGGAGAACGGCCGGGGCCCGCCGAGCAGCACATCACCGCCACCGTGATGGTGCAGGGGCAACTGGAGTCGGTCGAGGCGTTCGGCAATATCGTGTTGCGGGCCAACGACGACGGCTCCAGTGTGCGAATCCACGACGTGGCGCGGGTCGAGCTGGGGCGCAAGGACTATCGTTTCGACGCGCGCCTGAACGGCAAGCCTGCCGCCGCCATGTCGGTGCAGCTGGCCCCCGGCGCCAACGCGCTGCAGGCCGCGCAAGCGATCAAGGCGCGGCTTGGGCAACTGTCGAGTACATTGCCGGCGAACATGGCCCTGAGCGTGCCTTATGACACTTCCTACTTCGTCGATGTGGCGATCGAGCAAGTCCTCTACACCCTGGCCGAAGCCATGGTCCTGGTGTTCCTGGTCATGCTGCTGTTCCTGCAGAACCTGCGTTACACGCTGATTCCCGCCGTGACCGTGCCGGTCTGCCTGCTGGGAACGATCGCGCTCATGGCGCCGTTGGGTTTCTCCATCAACATGATGACCCTGTTCGGCATGGTCCTGGCCATCGGCATCCTGGTGGATGACGCCATCGTCGTGGTGGAAAACGTCGAGCGGCTGATTTCCCGCGAGCACCTGTCGCCCGGGGAGGCGACCCGCAAGGCCATGCAGCAGATCAGCGGGGCGATTGTCGGCATTACCCTGGTGCTGTCCGCGGTATTCGTGCCACTGGCGTTCATGGGCGGATCGGTGGGAGTGATCTACCAGCAGTTCGCCATGACCTTGTCGATATCCATCCTGTTTTCCGGGTTCCTCGCCCTGAGCCTGACGCCCGCCCTGTGCGCGACCCTGCTCAAGCCCCACGACCCGACCCGCCGGGCCGGCGCTCATCGCTGGGCGCACGCCTTCAATCGGCGCTTCGATGCCCTGGCCGAGCGCTTCGAGGGACTGGGAGCCAGTTGGGTCCGACGGTCCGGGCGCAGCATGGCTGTCTACCTGGTGTTGCTGCTGGTACTGGCCTTGGCCTACCTGCGGCTGCCAACCTCGTTCCTGCCGGACGAGGACCAGGGATACATCGTCACCGATATCCAGTTGCCGCCTGCGGCGTCCGCCTCTCGTACCGATGTCACGGTCCGGGCGTGGGAGGACTATGCCCTGGCGCAACCGGCCACCGAGCACGTGCTGGCGATCATGGGCTTCAGCTTCTCCGGGGAGGGCGCCAATGCGGCGCTATCCTACGTCACCCTCAAGGACTGGTCGTTGCGCGGCAGCGGCCAGGCCAGCGACGAAGTGGCCGAGCGGGCTAACGAGGCCTTCGAGGACATTGCCGACGGTACGCTGTACAGCGTGGTGCCGCCGCCGGTGGATGGGCTCGGTACGTCCGGTGGTTTCGACCTGCGCCTGCTGGACCTGGCGGGCCGGGGGCACGAAGCGCTATCGAAGGCGCGTGACCAGTTGCTCGAGGGCGCCAAGGCATCGCCGCAGATCGGGCATCTGTCGGAAGACGGCCTGGCTGATGCGCCCCAGATCAATGTCAGCATCGACCGTGAAAAAGCCGAGGCCCTGGGGGTGAGTTTCGACGTGATCAGCTCGGCATTGGCCGCCGCCCTGGGCTCGGAGCAGATCAACGAATTCGCCAATCAGGGGCGGATGCAGCGGGTGATCATCCAGGCTGACGGCGTCAGCCGGCAGACGCCCGAAGCGCTGCTGCGCCTGCAAGTGCCCAACCGGCAGGGGCGCCTGGTGCCGCTGGATGCCTTCAGTCGTTTCGAGTGGCAGGTCGGGCCCCTGCAGATCGCCCGCTACAACGGCTCGGCGTCGTTGCGTTTTTCCGGAGAGCCGGCGCCGGGGTACAGCACCGGCCAGGCGATGGAGGCGTTGCAGGGCATCGCGCGGCAGTTGCCGTCCGGGTTCAGCCTGGAATGGGCGGGGCTTTCACTGCAGGAACAGCAAGCCAGCGACCAGGTCCCCTGGCTGGTGGGCTTGGCATTGACCATGGTCTTGCTGGTGCTGGTCGCGTTGTATGAAAGCTGGTCGATTCCCTTCGCCGTGTTGCTGGTGGTGCCGCTGGGCATGCTCGGTTCGGTATTGGCGGTGACGGTGATGGGCATGCCCGATGACGTCTATTTCAAAGTAGGGCTGATCACCATCATCGGCCTGTGTGCAAAGAACGCCATCCTCATCGTCGAGTTCGCCAAGTCCCTTCATGGCCAGGGCGTCAGCCTGGCGCAGGCGGCGGCCCGGGCGACCCGCCTGCGCTTTCGGCCGATTGTCATGACTTCCCTGGCTTTCATCCTGGGGGTATTGCCCCTGGCGTTGGCCAGCGGCGCCGGAGCGGCGAGCCAGCGTGCAATCGGCGTCGGTGTCATCGGCGGCATGCTGGCGGCGACGGTGCTGGGCATTCTGTACGTCCCGGTGTTTTTCGTCTGGGTGCTGTCCATCGCCCAACGGCGACGTGATCGCCGGGGTACGGTCAGCGCGCCAGTGCCCGGGGAAGCGGGGCCATGA
- a CDS encoding DUF2628 domain-containing protein, giving the protein MSTTEQLQDSGKYSAKWQERFNFFDTYGAPSDPRYKEAMKKLPDFRKKILINANIIAFFFGPIYLFVLGLWKKNLAMIGLIIAINIALSVLFAIMGMEVPRPLNTGLSIAFSMTYAMMTNYAYYLKEVKGEQGWNPFQGMRL; this is encoded by the coding sequence ATGAGCACCACCGAACAGTTGCAAGATAGCGGCAAATACAGCGCCAAGTGGCAGGAGCGCTTCAACTTCTTCGACACCTATGGAGCGCCGAGCGACCCGCGCTACAAGGAAGCGATGAAAAAGCTGCCCGACTTCAGGAAAAAGATCCTCATCAACGCCAACATCATCGCCTTCTTCTTTGGCCCGATCTATCTGTTCGTCCTGGGGCTGTGGAAGAAGAACCTGGCCATGATCGGCCTCATCATCGCCATCAACATCGCGCTGAGCGTGCTTTTCGCCATCATGGGCATGGAGGTGCCAAGGCCTCTGAATACCGGCCTGAGCATCGCGTTCTCCATGACCTACGCGATGATGACCAACTACGCTTACTACCTCAAGGAAGTCAAAGGCGAGCAAGGCTGGAACCCGTTCCAGGGCATGCGCTTGTGA
- a CDS encoding Gfo/Idh/MocA family protein, whose product MQPIRLGLVGYGKIAQDQHVPAIQANPAFQLVAVATQGKPCAGVENFQSLGQLLDNGPQVDAIAFCTPPQGRFALVQQALAAGKHVLVEKPPCATLGEAMELVSQAHKHGVSALFAWHSRYAPGIEAARDWLATRTLQSVQIDWKEDVRKWHPGQAWIWQPGGLGVFDPGINALSIATHLLPLPLFVESAELRVPDNCQSPIAASIRMSDARHLDVRAEFDFDHGHDELWSIEIRCAEGVLRLDNGGALLSIDGVRQAVSEEGEYPAVYRHFQQLITDKARDLDLQPLRLVADSFFVGSRTLVEPFYD is encoded by the coding sequence ATGCAACCGATTCGTCTCGGTCTGGTGGGCTATGGCAAGATCGCCCAGGACCAACACGTTCCCGCCATCCAGGCCAACCCCGCCTTCCAGCTGGTGGCCGTCGCTACCCAGGGCAAGCCCTGTGCCGGCGTGGAGAATTTCCAGTCCCTGGGCCAGTTGCTCGATAACGGCCCGCAGGTCGATGCCATTGCGTTCTGCACGCCGCCCCAGGGTCGATTCGCGTTGGTGCAGCAAGCGCTGGCCGCAGGCAAGCATGTCCTGGTGGAAAAGCCGCCGTGCGCCACGTTGGGCGAAGCCATGGAACTGGTGAGCCAGGCGCACAAGCACGGTGTCAGCGCGCTGTTCGCCTGGCATTCTCGCTACGCGCCGGGAATCGAAGCCGCTCGCGACTGGTTGGCCACCCGGACGTTGCAGAGCGTGCAGATCGACTGGAAGGAAGACGTGCGCAAGTGGCATCCCGGCCAGGCGTGGATCTGGCAGCCGGGTGGCCTGGGTGTGTTCGATCCCGGAATCAACGCGCTGTCCATCGCGACCCATCTGCTGCCCTTGCCACTGTTCGTCGAATCTGCCGAGCTGCGGGTTCCGGACAATTGCCAATCACCTATCGCCGCCAGCATCAGGATGTCGGATGCACGCCACCTCGATGTCCGGGCGGAGTTCGATTTCGACCATGGTCATGATGAGCTCTGGAGCATCGAGATTCGCTGCGCCGAGGGTGTCCTGCGGCTGGACAACGGTGGCGCGTTGTTGAGTATCGATGGCGTGCGCCAGGCCGTTTCGGAGGAAGGGGAATACCCGGCGGTGTATCGGCATTTCCAGCAGTTGATCACGGACAAGGCCCGCGACCTGGACCTGCAGCCCTTGCGGCTGGTGGCGGACAGCTTCTTCGTGGGCAGCCGGACGCTGGTCGAACCGTTCTACGATTGA
- a CDS encoding xanthine dehydrogenase family protein molybdopterin-binding subunit → MLNDIFPGEVPRALQPMFERDLADGPTTLPRRSFLKIVGIGGLALGAFPHLAMAQQADDTAGAPLKPAQQPSAFVQIAPSGEVIVTINRLEFGQGVQTALPMILAEELDADWSLVRSRNGNGDAAYQDPIFGIHLTGGSNSIKNSYIQYRELGARARAMLLAAAAARWNVDVASLSTQSGKVLGPGGRQASYGELAEAAMKMPVPEQITLKDPKDFRIIGQATTRIDAKAKSSGQQDFGIDMHLPGQLTAVVARPPVFGAKISSLDDSAARATKGVKAVVRVPLDGGAEGVAVIADGYWQAKLARDALKLEWNLAGLEKVDSDKQLVQYRELAGQPGPLHFEADMAPLATAPHKLEAEFVFPYLAHAPMEPLNCTVQLADDGARLWVGTQFPGGDGSVAAKVLNLKPEQVLVNVQTAGGGFGRRGVPSGDFVALACEVAKAARASGLEVPIRTLWSREDDIKGGYYRPMHLHRARIGFDDNGKVLAWDHALVGQSILSGTLFGGRVKNGIDPTATEGMRNPYPLPMRLTVHHPKLNVPVLWWRSVGSTHTAFVMETLIDEIARTTRQDPVAYRMKLFGDQSPRHRAALQLAVDKSEYGKRQLNAGHAWGVAVHESFSSVVAYVVEASVQDGRPVLHRATAGVHCNLVVNPRSVEAQVQGAAVMGLSMCLPGGAVTLTDGVVQQSNFADFSVPRITDMPDIAVHVVPSAEPPTGMGEPGLPALAPAFANAIASLTGKPLRQLPFQLA, encoded by the coding sequence ATGCTGAACGACATCTTTCCCGGTGAGGTTCCCCGCGCCTTGCAGCCTATGTTCGAGCGCGATCTTGCCGACGGCCCCACCACCCTGCCCCGTCGCAGTTTCCTTAAGATCGTCGGCATCGGCGGGCTGGCGCTGGGTGCCTTTCCGCACCTGGCCATGGCCCAACAGGCCGACGACACTGCCGGCGCCCCTCTCAAACCGGCCCAGCAACCGTCTGCCTTCGTGCAGATCGCCCCCAGCGGAGAGGTCATCGTGACCATCAATCGACTGGAGTTCGGCCAAGGGGTGCAGACCGCCCTGCCGATGATTCTCGCCGAAGAACTCGATGCCGACTGGAGCCTGGTGCGCAGTCGCAACGGCAACGGCGACGCCGCCTACCAGGACCCGATCTTCGGCATCCACCTCACCGGCGGCTCCAATTCGATCAAGAACAGCTACATCCAATACCGCGAACTCGGCGCCCGCGCTCGCGCCATGCTGCTTGCCGCCGCGGCCGCGCGCTGGAACGTGGACGTGGCGAGCCTGAGCACGCAATCTGGCAAGGTGCTGGGGCCTGGAGGACGCCAGGCAAGCTATGGGGAACTGGCCGAAGCCGCAATGAAAATGCCCGTGCCCGAGCAGATCACGCTCAAGGACCCCAAGGACTTCCGCATCATCGGCCAGGCCACCACCCGCATCGATGCCAAGGCCAAGAGCAGCGGCCAGCAGGATTTCGGCATCGACATGCACCTGCCTGGGCAGCTTACGGCCGTCGTCGCCAGGCCACCGGTATTCGGCGCGAAAATCAGCTCCCTGGACGACAGCGCGGCGCGTGCCACCAAGGGCGTGAAAGCCGTGGTGCGGGTGCCGCTGGATGGCGGTGCCGAAGGCGTGGCGGTCATCGCCGATGGCTACTGGCAAGCCAAGCTCGCCCGAGACGCCTTGAAGCTGGAATGGAACCTGGCTGGCTTGGAGAAAGTGGACAGCGACAAGCAACTGGTCCAGTACCGGGAACTCGCCGGCCAGCCCGGCCCGTTGCATTTCGAGGCCGACATGGCGCCCCTGGCCACGGCACCGCACAAGCTCGAAGCCGAATTCGTATTCCCCTACCTCGCCCATGCCCCCATGGAGCCCCTGAACTGCACCGTGCAGCTTGCCGACGATGGCGCCCGCCTGTGGGTCGGCACGCAGTTTCCCGGCGGCGATGGGAGCGTGGCCGCCAAGGTGCTGAATCTCAAGCCGGAACAGGTCCTGGTCAACGTGCAGACGGCGGGCGGAGGCTTCGGCCGGCGTGGTGTCCCCAGCGGCGATTTCGTCGCCCTGGCCTGCGAGGTGGCCAAGGCTGCCCGCGCCAGTGGGCTGGAGGTCCCGATACGCACGCTCTGGAGCCGGGAAGACGACATCAAGGGCGGCTACTACCGGCCCATGCACCTGCACCGCGCGCGAATAGGCTTCGATGACAACGGCAAGGTGCTGGCCTGGGACCACGCCCTGGTCGGGCAGTCGATCCTCAGCGGCACCCTGTTCGGTGGCCGGGTGAAAAACGGCATCGATCCTACCGCGACCGAGGGCATGCGCAACCCTTACCCGCTGCCGATGCGCCTGACGGTCCATCATCCCAAACTCAACGTACCGGTGCTCTGGTGGCGCAGCGTGGGTTCCACCCACACCGCCTTCGTCATGGAAACCTTGATCGACGAAATCGCCCGCACCACCCGGCAGGATCCGGTGGCCTACAGGATGAAGCTGTTCGGCGACCAAAGTCCTCGCCATCGCGCGGCCCTGCAACTGGCCGTGGACAAGAGCGAATATGGCAAGCGTCAGCTTAACGCCGGCCATGCCTGGGGCGTGGCGGTCCATGAGTCGTTCAGTTCCGTGGTGGCCTATGTCGTGGAGGCCTCCGTGCAAGACGGTCGCCCGGTGCTGCATCGCGCCACCGCTGGCGTGCACTGCAACCTGGTGGTCAACCCGCGCAGCGTGGAAGCCCAGGTACAGGGCGCGGCCGTGATGGGCTTGTCCATGTGCCTGCCAGGCGGCGCTGTCACCTTGACGGACGGGGTGGTGCAGCAGAGCAACTTCGCCGACTTCAGCGTGCCGCGCATCACCGACATGCCGGACATCGCCGTCCATGTCGTACCCAGCGCCGAGCCTCCCACGGGGATGGGTGAACCCGGCCTGCCGGCCCTGGCACCTGCTTTTGCCAACGCCATCGCGAGCCTCACGGGCAAGCCGCTACGCCAGTTGCCGTTCCAGCTGGCATGA
- a CDS encoding (2Fe-2S)-binding protein → MSALTINGREYTVDVDPGTPILWTLRDTLGMTGTKFGCGAALCGACTVHLDGQAIRSCVTPIAAAEGKHITTIEAATNGSDPVGTAVHEAWVKHDVAQCGYCQSGQIMSATAFLKAQPKGKQPTVAEIDSAMAGNICRCGTYARIRAAVADAAKALA, encoded by the coding sequence ATGAGTGCACTCACTATCAACGGCCGTGAATACACGGTCGACGTAGACCCAGGAACGCCCATCCTCTGGACCCTGCGCGACACGCTGGGCATGACCGGCACCAAGTTCGGCTGCGGCGCGGCACTGTGCGGCGCCTGCACCGTTCACCTCGATGGCCAGGCCATTCGTTCCTGCGTGACGCCCATTGCCGCCGCCGAAGGCAAGCACATCACCACCATCGAAGCGGCCACCAACGGCAGCGATCCGGTCGGCACCGCGGTCCATGAAGCCTGGGTCAAGCACGACGTGGCGCAGTGCGGCTACTGCCAGAGCGGCCAGATCATGAGCGCCACCGCTTTCCTCAAGGCCCAACCCAAGGGCAAGCAACCCACCGTGGCTGAAATCGACTCAGCCATGGCCGGCAATATCTGCCGTTGCGGCACTTATGCCCGTATTCGCGCCGCGGTGGCTGATGCCGCCAAGGCCCTTGCCTGA